The following proteins are encoded in a genomic region of Thioclava nitratireducens:
- a CDS encoding HK97 family phage prohead protease codes for MNTYNYGLELKFCANEAHPVQLTDGTVIEGYASLFGLPDQGGDVVCKGAYAKGLERLLARGGTVKMLWQHDPAQPIGIWDDIREDARGLYVKGRLLPGVARAREAAALIAARAIDGLSIGYRTVAAEKDAKGQRLLAELELWEVSLVTFPMLREARVAAKGESLARDLRDLAAALRGATAELAGR; via the coding sequence ATGAATACATATAATTACGGGTTGGAATTGAAGTTCTGCGCGAACGAGGCGCACCCCGTTCAACTGACCGATGGGACGGTGATCGAGGGCTATGCGAGCCTGTTCGGTCTGCCCGATCAAGGTGGCGACGTCGTCTGCAAAGGCGCTTACGCGAAAGGGTTGGAGCGGCTGTTGGCGCGGGGCGGCACGGTGAAGATGCTCTGGCAGCACGACCCGGCGCAGCCGATCGGGATCTGGGACGATATCCGGGAAGACGCGCGCGGGCTATACGTCAAGGGCAGGCTGTTGCCCGGCGTGGCGCGGGCGCGGGAGGCGGCGGCGCTGATTGCGGCGAGGGCGATCGACGGGCTGTCGATCGGCTATCGCACGGTCGCCGCCGAGAAGGACGCAAAAGGCCAGCGGCTGCTTGCGGAACTGGAGCTTTGGGAAGTGTCGCTGGTGACCTTCCCGATGCTTCGCGAGGCGCGGGTGGCGGCGAAGGGCGAAAGCCTCGCGCGTGATCTGCGCGATCTGGCCGCGGCGCTTCGCGGTGCCACGGCGGAACTGGCCGGTCGCTGA
- a CDS encoding GTA head formation protein, RCAP_rcc01685 family — protein MADGGSRYLKAPFAVHEERMQATEKIMELQFSQVEQRLGRIEAMIERLERRLWMAVYGVVAVILTQAVLSVVEVGPK, from the coding sequence ATGGCCGATGGTGGATCGCGATACCTCAAGGCGCCCTTTGCCGTCCACGAGGAACGGATGCAGGCGACCGAGAAGATCATGGAGCTGCAATTTTCGCAGGTCGAACAGCGGCTCGGTCGGATCGAAGCGATGATCGAACGGCTGGAGCGGCGGCTCTGGATGGCGGTCTATGGCGTGGTGGCAGTGATCCTGACGCAGGCGGTGCTCAGCGTCGTCGAGGTCGGTCCGAAATAG
- a CDS encoding phage portal protein — MGWNIFRKSESAGRSEVKASATGRIVAMASGSGRVVWSPRDVGSLTRSGFTGNPVGFRCVKLIAEAAAALPLVCQDAERRYDVHPVLELIARPNAAQGKGAFFEALYGQMLLSGNGYLEAVAVEPGLPRELHVLRADRISIVPGSDGWPVAYDYTVAGRKHRFDMTGSPDPICHLRAFHPQDDHYGLSPMQAAAVAVDVHNSASSWSKALLDNAARPSGAIVYKGADGQGTLSPDQYDRLVFEMETHHQGARNAGRPMLLEGGLDWKPMGFSPSDMEFHETKLAAAREIAVAFGVPPMLLGIPGDATYANYAEAHRAFYRLTVLPLATKVAADVAWWLSTWTGERVSLRPDLDQIPALASERDQQWKRIGEVSFLTASEKRALLGLPPVPVDAVEG, encoded by the coding sequence ATGGGTTGGAACATCTTTCGCAAATCCGAAAGCGCGGGGCGGTCGGAGGTGAAGGCCTCGGCGACGGGACGGATCGTGGCGATGGCGAGCGGGTCGGGGCGTGTGGTGTGGTCGCCTCGCGATGTGGGTTCGCTGACGCGGTCGGGGTTTACGGGCAACCCGGTCGGATTTCGTTGCGTGAAGCTGATCGCGGAGGCCGCGGCTGCCTTGCCGCTTGTTTGCCAGGATGCGGAGCGGCGTTACGATGTCCATCCCGTACTCGAGCTGATCGCGCGGCCCAACGCGGCGCAGGGCAAGGGTGCGTTCTTCGAGGCGCTTTACGGGCAGATGCTGCTGTCGGGCAACGGTTACCTAGAGGCGGTGGCGGTGGAGCCGGGGCTGCCGCGCGAGCTGCACGTGCTGCGCGCGGATCGGATTAGCATCGTGCCGGGCTCGGATGGCTGGCCGGTCGCCTATGACTACACGGTGGCCGGGCGCAAGCATCGGTTCGATATGACCGGAAGCCCCGATCCGATCTGCCATCTGCGGGCGTTTCATCCGCAGGACGATCATTACGGACTGTCGCCGATGCAGGCGGCGGCGGTGGCCGTGGACGTCCATAACAGTGCGTCGAGCTGGTCGAAGGCGCTGTTGGACAATGCTGCGCGACCTTCGGGGGCGATCGTCTACAAGGGCGCCGATGGGCAGGGGACGTTGTCGCCTGACCAGTATGACCGGCTCGTCTTCGAGATGGAGACGCATCATCAGGGCGCGCGCAACGCGGGGCGGCCGATGCTGCTGGAGGGTGGGCTGGACTGGAAACCGATGGGGTTCTCACCGTCCGATATGGAATTTCACGAGACCAAGCTGGCCGCGGCGCGTGAGATCGCGGTGGCCTTCGGGGTTCCGCCGATGCTGCTGGGAATCCCCGGCGATGCGACCTACGCCAATTACGCAGAGGCGCACCGGGCTTTCTATCGGCTGACGGTGCTACCGCTCGCGACCAAGGTGGCCGCGGATGTTGCGTGGTGGCTGTCGACATGGACGGGCGAGCGGGTGAGCCTGAGGCCCGATCTCGACCAGATCCCGGCCTTGGCGAGCGAACGCGATCAGCAATGGAAGCGGATCGGCGAGGTCTCCTTCCTGACCGCGTCCGAGAAGCGCGCGCTGCTGGGTCTGCCGCCTGTGCCCGTGGACGCGGTGGAGGGCTGA
- a CDS encoding terminase large subunit domain-containing protein, protein MARSTSMPPELKSGAAWLASATPESVEAFLDGLDDNALLALPWIFEFWALDHQLPPEGDWKSWVIMGGRGAGKTRAGAEWVRAQVEGARPLDPGRARRVALVGETFDQVRDVMVMGESGILACSPPDRRPVWEATRRRLVWPNGATAQAFSAHEPEALRGPQFDAAWVDELAKWKKAEEVWDMLQFALRLGDHPQQVITTTPRNVGVLKQILETQSTVVSHAPTEANRAHLAESFLAEVRARYAGTRLGRQELDGVLLEDVEGALWTTAMLERARINHPGDLDRVVVALDPSVSGKAASDECGIVVVGARTQGPVQDWRAVVLEDASIRGKPMDWARAGIAAMERWGAERLVAEVNQGGDLIESVLRQIDPLIPFKALRASRGKSARAEPVAALYEQGRVAHLRSSDLDALEDQMCRMGLQGYQGQGSPDRVDALVWAITELILEPAAHWRRPQLRGL, encoded by the coding sequence CTCGACTTCGATGCCGCCAGAGTTGAAATCGGGCGCCGCCTGGCTCGCCTCCGCGACGCCTGAGAGTGTCGAGGCGTTTCTCGACGGGCTTGATGACAATGCATTGCTCGCGCTGCCCTGGATCTTCGAGTTCTGGGCGCTCGATCATCAGCTTCCGCCCGAAGGGGATTGGAAAAGCTGGGTGATCATGGGTGGGCGCGGCGCGGGCAAGACGCGGGCCGGGGCCGAGTGGGTGCGTGCGCAGGTGGAAGGCGCACGCCCGCTCGACCCCGGAAGGGCGCGACGTGTGGCGCTGGTCGGCGAAACCTTCGATCAGGTGCGCGACGTGATGGTGATGGGGGAGAGCGGGATACTCGCCTGCTCTCCGCCCGACCGCAGACCGGTCTGGGAAGCGACCCGGCGCCGGCTCGTCTGGCCGAACGGGGCCACGGCGCAGGCGTTTTCCGCGCATGAGCCCGAGGCGCTGCGGGGGCCGCAATTCGACGCGGCCTGGGTCGACGAACTGGCGAAATGGAAGAAGGCGGAGGAGGTCTGGGACATGCTGCAATTCGCGCTGCGTCTGGGCGATCATCCCCAGCAGGTGATCACGACGACGCCGCGCAATGTGGGCGTGCTCAAACAGATTTTGGAGACGCAATCGACCGTGGTCAGCCATGCGCCGACCGAGGCGAACCGGGCGCATCTGGCGGAGAGTTTTCTCGCCGAGGTTCGAGCGCGCTATGCCGGGACGCGGTTGGGGCGGCAGGAGCTGGACGGGGTGCTCCTGGAGGATGTCGAGGGCGCGCTCTGGACGACGGCGATGCTGGAGCGGGCGCGGATCAATCATCCCGGTGATCTGGACCGGGTCGTGGTGGCGCTCGATCCGTCGGTCAGCGGCAAGGCGGCCTCTGACGAATGCGGGATCGTGGTCGTGGGGGCGCGCACCCAAGGCCCGGTGCAGGACTGGCGCGCGGTGGTGCTGGAGGATGCCAGCATTCGCGGCAAGCCGATGGACTGGGCCCGCGCCGGGATCGCAGCGATGGAGCGCTGGGGCGCGGAGAGGCTGGTGGCCGAGGTCAATCAAGGTGGCGATCTGATCGAGAGCGTGCTGCGCCAGATCGACCCGCTGATCCCGTTCAAGGCGTTGCGCGCCAGCCGGGGCAAATCGGCGCGCGCGGAACCTGTGGCGGCACTCTATGAACAGGGCCGGGTGGCGCATCTGAGATCATCGGATCTCGACGCGCTCGAAGACCAGATGTGTCGGATGGGACTGCAGGGCTATCAGGGCCAGGGCTCGCCCGACCGCGTGGATGCGCTGGTCTGGGCGATCACCGAACTGATCCTCGAGCCGGCCGCGCATTGGCGCAGGCCGCAGCTGCGGGGGCTCTGA